One Haladaptatus sp. R4 DNA window includes the following coding sequences:
- a CDS encoding KEOPS complex subunit Pcc1 gives MRRATIHTELEDAEHIAAAVVPDNTPEIDTSVEDGTITTTIERETTGGLQTTIDDYVVNLSVAAQVVQTANQHTNTNYE, from the coding sequence ATGAGACGAGCGACGATCCACACGGAACTGGAGGACGCCGAGCACATCGCGGCGGCGGTCGTCCCCGACAACACGCCCGAAATCGACACGAGCGTGGAGGACGGAACGATTACGACGACCATCGAACGCGAGACGACCGGCGGTCTCCAGACGACCATCGACGATTACGTCGTGAACCTCTCGGTGGCAGCACAGGTAGTACAAACGGCAAACCAACACACTAACACCAACTATGAGTGA